One Bombus pascuorum chromosome 4, iyBomPasc1.1, whole genome shotgun sequence DNA segment encodes these proteins:
- the LOC132906117 gene encoding inactivation-no-after-potential D protein, which translates to MIIEGKHAEVGQGIFISDIQEGSAAEQAGLQVGDMILAVNMDCLLGSTYDEATSLLKKAEGVVTLTVCNPNQSKVAKEEEDKAKGIIPEPEPPKEPEKPPEPEAPQDPKDCKIVAGRDTTIEFQKDKDKGIGFIIAGGSDTPLKGVFIVEVFPDGAAHKDGRLQAGDQILEMCSQSFKEMEHDNAHAAVLKASGTIIMVVHRHEKGEEEIDVELQKKSGKGAGLCLTGYKSGKGAYVSDLLPGGSALESGKICKGDRVVAVGGQDVREAPVEDIAVHVKVSNPVQLKLARFKSAKQ; encoded by the exons ATGATCATCGAGGGAAAACACGCGGAAGTTGGACAAGGTATATTCATCTCAGACATTCAAGAAGGCAGTGCTGCAGAGCAG GCTGGTTTGCAAGTGGGTGACATGATCCTCGCTGTCAATATGGACTGTTTGCTGGGCTCTACTTACGACgag GCCACGAGTCTTTTAAAAAAAGCAGAGGGCGTTGTAACGCTTACAGTATGCAATCCTAATCAAAGCAAAGtcgcgaaagaagaagaagataaggCAAAGGGCATTATTCCTGAACCTGAAC CGCCAAAGGAGCCGGAGAAACCACCAGAACCAGAAGCACCGCAAGATCCAAAAGATTGCAAGATTGTGGCTGGCAGAGATACGACGATAGAATTCCagaaagacaaggacaaaggcATTGGCTTCATTATAGCTGGTGGTTCCGACACGCCATTG aaagGAGTGTTCATCGTCGAAGTATTTCCAGACGGAGCAGCCCATAAGGATGGACGACTGCAAGCTGGAGATCAGATACTCGAAATGTGTAGTCAGAGCTTCAAGGAGATGGAACATGATAACGCTCATGCTGCCGTATTGAAAGCTTCTGGAACT ATCATAATGGTGGTGCATCGACACGAGAAAGGTGAAGAGGAAATCGACGTTGAATTGCAGAAGAAGTCGGGCAAAGGAGCTGGTCTCTGTTTGACAGGATACAAGAGTGGAAAAGGAGCATATGTATCAGACTTG TTACCCGGTGGTAGCGCTTTGGAAAGCGGGAAGATTTGCAAAGGCGATCGAGTGGTGGCAGTCGGTGGCCAAGACGTCCGCGAAGCTCCAGTAGAGGATATCGCGGTTCACGTGAAAGTTTCCAACCCGGTGCAATTGAAACTGGCTAGGTTCAAGTCCGCTAAGCAATGA